From Microtus ochrogaster isolate Prairie Vole_2 chromosome 17, MicOch1.0, whole genome shotgun sequence:
CTAGCCTGGCTCTGGGTTGGACTCCCAGTACCAGTGGAAAACAAAGCCCCTCTAAAACAGATACCTTTGGAAACTCACTTCTGTTCTCTATTAAGGGGGCTTAGGAAAAGGTGAAAAATGTttcattggctttttaaaaaattacagttcTTACTAGAGGGGGCATGTGTGCTACAAACGTGTAGAGGTAAGacgacagctttgtggagtccaTTCTCTGCCCCCCTAAGTAGCTGCCAGGCTCATGCAGCAAGCGTTTACCCGATGAaccatctcagcagccctcacTGCTATGActaggttttctctttccacaagGGATGCCACGTCTGCTCCAGTCCAGTTCTGTTCTGAGCTGCTAACTCTAGTGACTTCCCCCAGGTAGCACGTTCAGCCACCCAGAGTGGGGTGCTGCTCCAATGAGGTTCTGCTTCAGCTAGGCAAAGATAGATGTGGGGCACCCAAAGGTGCCAAAACTGTTTGCTCTTTCCACGAGGCTTTGCAAACATCAGCTCTGGCCATAAATGTCCATAAAGTTGGGAGTGGTGTGCATGTCAGGGGGGGTGGTGTGCTCCCTACACTTCTAACACTAGCCCATCTGAACCCAAAGGGAACAGACGATAGAATTCTGTGTGCACAACATACAGCTGCAGGACTTAGTACCTAATGCGCAGTGGGTCACATCCATTCATTACTGCCACCGTTCAGTGCGAAGAAGGGCTCAGTGTCAAATGATTACGGTATATATGATGCAGTCGGTGGGTGAAGGAAGACAAACTGTCTGCTCAGCAAAGAAATGGCAAAAACTGACATGGCAAAGAGCTGGTAGTCCTTGTGAAAACTGTCCAAGATGCCCGGAAGTCTAAGAGGCACTGAAAGTCACATGACCGAAGGTGAGTAGACAGTGCCAGGCCGTAAgtacctgcccacagccaccatAGTGTATAGCAAGCATGCGTCATTGGGTTCAGAACAAAATAGCCACAGCTTCTGTAGGAACGTCTCTAGACAAGCATGGTTCCCTGGGATCAGCTCTGTCCAGAGGCAGAGATCTTAAAATTCTCTTCCGGGAGTCACTGCCATCCAAACATGCCTGCACCTGTCACATTGAGTTGGCACTAGGAAGCCAAGtctggtggtacatgcctgtaatcccaggtacTCAGAAGGCTGGGGGCAGAAAGATCATAAGTGTGAGGATAGCCTAGGCTATCTAAGACCATATCTcgaaaaaaatgtgaaaagggTTGGGAATTTGGCTCAACTATAGAGAGCTTGCTGATCAAACACAGTTGCAAACATGAAGTGTGTACCACGAGGCAGTGCAGATAGAAGCTCAAACTAGGTGCCCCATGGGTCTACGGAACTGCACACAGTGATACAGAGGATTGTGTTGGGGCTCCTGAGTGGcaccagaaaagaaagtaggaCTGCGTTCCAGCAGATGCTGGGGTGCAGCCGTCAGTGCGCAGGGCAGACATCAACAGGTGCATTATGTTCTGGGTTCTGCTGGGAGGGTCTCACTGCGTAGCCAAGGATGGACTTAAAATGAGGTGGGGGAGGCACGGGTAGGCAAGGCTGGAGGAGCTGAAATTGCAGGTGTTCTTTGGCTGCTAGGGAGGGGAGGGCCCTGGAATGTTTGTCATGGTCCTTTAGTGATACAGGAAGGGAGCACCATGTTCTCCAGGGTGCTTCAGAGACGTGCTTAACACTGGCGGCTCTTCCAGAGCACTgtggttcggttcccagcacctacaggacAGAGCTCAACTGCAACTCCAGTCTTAGGGGAATGATGCCCTGTTTCGGCTTCCACAGGACTGCATGCATgcggcacacatacatgcaggcaaaaacatctTCATGTAAAAtcttaaaaccaaaatcaaagagTGGGCTATTTCTACATTCGACACTAGGGGGCCACACAGTCTTTCTCAAAAGCAGCATTACAGTCTGGCAGCATGGGTGCTTTCTGATAGAACCAGCAAAAGCCTCTCTCTATTCAGCACCGGGAACCCTGTCCTGCCACTGTCCAATCGGGCCATCTATTTCTGAGGTAATGCCAAGTGGCATGGGGCCATCCTATGGCCCGGCTCAGCCAGCCCAGCCCCACACAGCTGTCTAGCATGTGATAACCAGGTCAGGAATGCTGACTCATGAAAACCCAGTTATTTATCCTGTGCATCCATGGGGAGAACCATGGCCAGCAGTTGAGCACAGTGCATCATGAGGCACGCCACACTGTTTCCGCCCTGTGGGTTTCTCCTTAACCTCACCTTAGGAGGGATTTGACAGCACAAACTTCCTGGATGCTGATTGCCAGTCCTCACAAATCAACAGCAGATGTCTTGAAGACGAGCTGTTCTCAGCCTGAGTCTGCAGGCCATCATAGCATGGCCCGTTTGTCAGGGGTGGCCTCCCTGGCATGGTCACTTTGCAGTTTCAGCCTGCCCTCAGCAGTTATggttaagaataaaagaaaacccaaaccagagagatggttcagctgttaggAGCCACAAACCCAAGTCTGGCTCCCAAGACTCACATAACTTGTAATCCCATGtgcaggggacctgacacctggCTTActcacgcatgtacacacatactttaaaatcAAAACTCAAAACAACTAAATTCCAATTTGGAAGCCACTTTGTTCAATATAGGTCAAGCCAGCTCTACCTAGCTGTTGTCCTGACCTCTGCTCCCTGCGAGTCCTGGCCAAGTTTGTATCCTCCTTAAAAGGGAACCActgctctctccttcccattGCTCGCCCACATTTGTCATCTGTCCTCCCTGCTTACAGCTACAACAAGGTGTGTGACTGTGGGCGTGCGTCCTGTACGTGTGTGCTTCATTTCAGACTGACCTAgcttttggattattttttttacagcaCCAACTTTTGGTGCTATCTccctttgaataattttttttagggTGTGCTTGAAATTTTTAACCCAGGGACGCTTCAAGCTCAGCAATGCTTGCCTTGCCCCCAGAGTTCTGTGATTTCTGGCATAAGCCACCACAAATGgcttcaaaacaaaactttagaaaGTCCTtaacagggctagagagattgcaccaggaacactggctgttcttccagaggacccggattctTAGCAATGGCACAAGGGCTCAAAACCCattctaactccagttcttgggtctgatgccctctcttggcctcctcaggcacctgggAAGCAAACatcaaagtttgttttttaaattacaactcAATTCCTAAGAACCATTAAAAACCTCCCAtgccagagatgcagagatgactTCGGCAGAAGTGGGTTCGGTTCATTGGGTGACTCACACTGCCCGTGAGTCAAGCTCCAGTGGAAGGCCtgccacctctgccctccacGGTGGAGGGCCTGCCACCTCTGCCCTCCATGGTGGAGGGCCTGCCACCTCTGCCCTCCGAGGGTGCTCGCACTCAAAGCAAGCACaggcacacagaaaataaatctttggcCTGCAATGCCTCAGTAGTTAAAAGAActtttttgctcttgcagaggacccaggttcggttcccagcgcagtttcagagggtccaacaccacccacattcacacataaaatctAAAGAGATTATATCTTACACCCCCCAAATCTCTGTAAACTCAGGCCCCATTTAGAGTGTGCATTTTTATTGAAGTTTCAAGAAAAAGATTTGAAACCAGACAAGAGGATGGACAATGTTTTGATCTGACTATTATATGACACTGTCTTATTCTGTGGTCAACTGTCCGTAATATACAATATCGGGTTTAATCTGTCATTTACAGAGGGGCCAAAGCACTCATCCCAAGTAAAGGCGCTCAGGTTTAATGTGCACTTCCACAGCCCCATGCAAACACAACCATATATACACTGTAAACAGCACAGGGCACAAACTCCATCCACAGGCGTCATTCTCACAGGATCAAGCATACAAGGTAGAAGGGAAGGTGCCCAGTTTTCGGGGTTAGGCAGAATTCTCCGAGGTTTGCTTTCTTCTCCACTCACTTCAAATACAGTTAGTACTGGAACACGTCAGGACCCTAGTGCAGACTGCTTGGTGACCTCGGAATGTCCTTGGTGGAAGAAAACAGGCAGTTCTGCACAGCTGAAGGGTTAATGCGAGGCACTACTATACAAAACCATGGAACGAATCTCATGTACGTTGGTAAATTCAGAGTTAAAAACTGCCTGAGCCACGGCAGTCTGATCTGAGCAGAGACTCTCAAAGGGCGAGGGTGAGGTCACATGCCTCGGGGCTGACCCAGGTGTTTCAGTCCCTGCCTCTCGCGTGGACTTCAGCACTCCTCTTCCGTTTCACTCCCTCTTGATTTCTTATGGATTGCCCGGTTAAAGCTGTGGCAGGCAGGTAACCAGTGATTGTCATGAAGGCCCAGCTTACAGCCAGGAAAGGCCTTCTGAGAGCGGTGGCAGCACATCCAGTATCCAGGTCCGTAAGGCAGTGCCTGGCAGTAGGGTTTGGGGTGCCAGCGGCACAGGGACACATCCCCTTTCACATACTTTTTCTTGCACTGTTTGCAAGGGTCTTCTCTATAGCGTGGGTCTCGAACCCACCGAGAATCTGCTGGCCTGATGTTGTAGTATTCGATGATGAACTTGAAGTAGCGGCAGGTACATTTAAGAACTGCTAGACTCCTGGTAGGGAGTAGCCTGAAGATTCTCACCATGATGTGGTGAGGCAGGCACACCATGTACTGCTGTGGCTCCAGAAGCTGCTGGATTTTAAACCTGGTCTCCAGGAAGTCCTGAGACACCTGCTTCTTCCAACTGGATGCTTCTAGCACTGGAAATGTACTTTCCCCCGCAGAGGCTGCTGGGACAAATGGCTCCACAGAAGCATCCTTCTCTTCACATACGCTGTTGCCCTCAGCAGCATCTTGAGGGTTATTGGCCTCTGAAGCCTTTTgtgttgtgtgttctttcaaCTGGGAGCACTCTGGCTGGTCCCGTCCAGGTGACAGGAAAAACAGCATCCCCGGGAGAGGCTCTTCACGGGCGTCGACAGCAGAAGGCTGGGCTGTCTCCACTGTGCACACAGTGATGCTCATGCACACAGTTTCCTTTCTCTGGGCAGGACTGGGCTTTGTGAGTGGTCCCAGGGCTTGGCTCATACAGCGGACGGCATCTGAGGGCACCTCAGCGGCTTGGAGGCAGGTGTGAGAAGAAAAGGATGGCTCATCAAGTGCGTCTGTCATTTCTATGTCATGCTGGTTGCAGTTTCTCACAGCTGTTTGCTGACCTGGTTCTAATTCTGTACTGTCCatctggaagctcacaactgctggCAATGAGGGACAGCCCTGAGACATACCATCCCAGGCCTGGCCACCCACAGAACAGTGGTCAGCTGTGGAGGGTCCTTCACCCACAGACACCAACTGCATGGGGTGAGCGTGGGTGTCAGGTGCGTCTGTGGTGCTTTTGTCATCCTTGTCATTGGCCTGAGCACCATTAGTGAGCAGCACCCTGCCTACATTTCGACGGAAGCTGTTATTCCGTGACAGAGTCCCAGGTTCCCTCTGGCCCTGGTGCTTCAGGCACTCGGACTCCAGCCTGGCTACCATGTCAAGGACACGGACTGGTTCGCTCTGTGATCTGCCAGCCTCAGGATTTCCTCTTTCCGTGGGTTCTTCACAAGTTCCCAGAGCAGAGAAGGGCTCAGGTGCAGGAGGCAAACCTCGGGACTGGCCAGTAATCTTCACAATGGCAGGAGAATTTGTGCAGTTCTTTGCACAGCTAGCTAGCAGAGCACTGGCTCTCTGCTCAAGGAAGGCAACCATCTGTATCACCGACAGAGGCCTCCCACTGTGGACACCATCCCCACCGTCACCCACATAATGCACAGAGCAGTGCTCGATGCCACAGGCAAATGGCTCGGGCTGGCAGCACTGGCTGTTGAGTTCTCTCATCCTTTCTAACTGCACCTTGGCTTTCTTAAGATCTCctgattttttccttcttttagtgGCTCTCCCATCGATATCCCAGgagctttttattttcatagatcCTATCCTATTGCTACACTGGTGGGCTGCAAAGAATGcaattttctcctttgtgtttcCAGGTTTGACAATAGCCCAGCTCCCAGGCAGCCCCTCTTCTTCACTCTGGTGTACTGTTGCAGATGGCACATTCTTTTTGGCTTTCACATTCAAGCTGTTCTCCACAGGACTCTTCCCACTCATACTGCACAGAACATTTGGAGAAAGGATCCCAAAAGGTTTTCTAGATGTTGCTTTGACAGGGGAGGCTGAAGGAAAGACAGCTGGTTTCATGTAGTTAGTTCTGTCTTTCTCATCACTGACAGCACTTTGGTGGCTCGCAGCTCTTCTCAGGGTCCTTGCTGACATCGAGAGGGCNNNNNNNNNNNNNNNNNNNNNNNNNNNNNNNNNNNNNNNNNNNNNNNNNNNNNNNNNNNNNNNNNNNNNNNNNNNNNNNNNNNNNNNNNNNNNNNNNNNNAAGGTGCATAACAGATGCCCTGGAACAGTAGAGAACAGAGCTGACTTAGTGTAGCTTCTAGCAAGAggaatttgtttttcaatttctaaAGTCTTTACCAAAAGTCGCATTTCAGTTTGTTGGGGCTGCAAGTTAATGTGAACGGCTCCTCTAAATACGCTGAATTTACTGAAACTGCTTTCTTATCACACCTTGGCACAGAGGTAGGAAGGACTAAAGAACTTCGACCTTCTAGATTGttcattctgtcttgtttttaggagatagggtttcacttaggccaccctggtctatgactttctcatcctcctgcctccataaTCCCAAGATTACACTTGATACTGAGGATTGAGCCCAGGACTTTGTagatgctaagcaagtactctaccagctgagtgacaaaccccagccccccccccttttattccCCATAACTAGTGTCTCATCACATAGCCCATGCTGGTtccaaacttgtgatcctcctgcctcagcttccctcaaTGCTGGAAAATCCAGCATGCATACTATGCCCAATCCTAGTAGATTgctttgtttgttgatttttgtttgtttgagatcaTGGCTCAGTATGTAATcctgggtgtcctgaaactcacagaagatctgcctgcttcccagagtactggaattaaaggtgtgtcactaCTCTCAGCCCCTAGTATATTTTTAATCATGATCTTTCTAGGTCATCACAACTATCATTTTATCAGCTGCATGTAAAAATAACTATCATTTCTTTAACCATTTCCACAGTGTTGGCTATTCTGCTGTCTACAACTCTTTACTTGTCTGTTCTGTGCTATATTCTAGTCTAGGCTTCCTTAAAAAAATCTAGTCATATGAACTATCCATCTTTATTGGCCCTTTGGCCAATTGTCAAATCTAAATGTTAAATCTCCTGTAGCTATCTTAAATAAAGCATAGAGTCCATATTCCTTACTAATTCTAAAAAAAAGTTTCAACTAGTTTAGACAAAAAAAAGTCATGgtgccttccttttcttttctcttcttttctccctccctcccttctttcttctttctccttccttccttccttccttccttccttccttccttccttccttccttccttccttccttccttccttccttcctttctttctttcctggccaGAGGGTAAGGATGAAGGCATTTCAANNNNNNNNNNNNNNNNNNNNNNNNNNNNNNNNNNNNNNNNNNNNNNNNNNNNNNNNNNNNNNNNNNNNNNNNNNNNNNNNNNNNNNNNNNNNNNNNNNNNNNNNNNNNNNNNNNNNNNNNNNNNNNNNNNNNNNNNNNNNNNNNNNNNNNNNNNNNNNNNNNNNNNNNNNNNNNNNNNNNNNNNNNNNNNNNNNNNNNNNNNNNNNNNNNNNNNNNNNNNNNNNNNNNNNNNNNNNNNNNNNNNNNNNNNNNNNNNNNNNNNNNNNNNNNNNNNNNNNNNNNNNNNNNNNNNNNNNNNNNNNNNNNNNNNNNNNNNNNNNNNNNNNNNNNNNNNNNNNNNNNNNNNNNNNNNNNNNNNNNNNNNNNNNNNNNNNNNNNNNNNNNNNNNNNNNNNNNNNNNNNNNNNNNNNNNNNNNNNNNNNNNNNNNNNNNNNNNNNNNNNNNNNNNNNNNNNNNNNNNNNNNNNNNNNNNNNNNNNNNNNNNNNNNNNNNNNNNNNNNNNNNNNNNNNNNNNNNNNNNNNNNNNNNNNNNNNNNNNNNNNNNNNNNNNNNNNNNNNNNNNNNNNNNNNNNNNNNNNNNNNNNNNNNNNNNNNNNNNNNNNNNNNNNNNNNNNNNNNNNNNNNNNNNNNNNNNNNNNNNNNNNNNNNNNNNNNNNNNNNNNNNNNNNNNNNNNNNNNNNNNNNNNNNNNNNNNNNNNNNNNNNNNNNNNNNNNNNNNNNNNNNNNNNNNNNNNNNNNNNNNNNNNNNNNNNNNNgagacagggtttctgtgtcacagccctagctgtcctggaactagctcatgtagatcaggctgccctcgaactcacagagatccacctgcctctgcctcccgagtgctgatattaaaggcatgcgccaccaccactcagctacatttatttctatataagCACAAGTGAATTCCATATAGTACATAtgaagaagtcagaggacaaatggCAGAAGTTGGTTCTTCACCACGTGAACTCCAGGGATGAGATTCAGGAacccaggtttggtggcaagcacctctcCACACGGAGCCATCTCTATCCTGCGGGGGATCCTAACAAGGGCCTCTGGTTGCTCTGACAGCTCGCAACCTAAGCATCTGCAGAGAGCATCCCCTTTCTGCACCACAGCATTTTAATAGCTCTGT
This genomic window contains:
- the Fbxo34 gene encoding F-box only protein 34; the encoded protein is MSARTLRRAASHQSAVSDEKDRTNYMKPAVFPSASPVKATSRKPFGILSPNVLCSMSGKSPVENSLNVKAKKNVPSATVHQSEEEGLPGSWAIVKPGNTKEKIAFFAAHQCSNRIGSMKIKSSWDIDGRATKRRKKSGDLKKAKVQLERMRELNSQCCQPEPFACGIEHCSVHYVGDGGDGVHSGRPLSVIQMVAFLEQRASALLASCAKNCTNSPAIVKITGQSRGLPPAPEPFSALGTCEEPTERGNPEAGRSQSEPVRVLDMVARLESECLKHQGQREPGTLSRNNSFRRNVGRVLLTNGAQANDKDDKSTTDAPDTHAHPMQLVSVGEGPSTADHCSVGGQAWDGMSQGCPSLPAVVSFQMDSTELEPGQQTAVRNCNQHDIEMTDALDEPSFSSHTCLQAAEVPSDAVRCMSQALGPLTKPSPAQRKETVCMSITVCTVETAQPSAVDAREEPLPGMLFFLSPGRDQPECSQLKEHTTQKASEANNPQDAAEGNSVCEEKDASVEPFVPAASAGESTFPVLEASSWKKQVSQDFLETRFKIQQLLEPQQYMVCLPHHIMVRIFRLLPTRSLAVLKCTCRYFKFIIEYYNIRPADSRWVRDPRYREDPCKQCKKKYVKGDVSLCRWHPKPYCQALPYGPGYWMCCHRSQKAFPGCKLGLHDNHWLPACHSFNRAIHKKSRGSETEEEC